A part of Pararoseomonas sp. SCSIO 73927 genomic DNA contains:
- a CDS encoding GntR family transcriptional regulator, which yields MRRPDARPLYVQVEAILNDRIVSGTWKSGQAIPAEPDLAAELGVSAGTLRRALAGLERRHLIERRQGRGTYVAQQTSQQALGQFFRVRNLAGRPVEPETVITGVTTGPASEEEARRLRLAPGEAVHRIERSRVFEGEPRIAERISLPAALFPELTLPLAPKQLGTEIYVHYRNAHGIIVVQAEENLSATAAMEADQAVLGCPVGTPLLLIERVTFDAAGRPVELRVSRLDTRAHRYAVEIA from the coding sequence ATGCGTCGCCCCGACGCCCGTCCCCTCTACGTCCAGGTGGAGGCGATCCTGAACGACCGGATCGTCTCCGGCACCTGGAAGTCCGGCCAGGCCATCCCGGCCGAGCCCGACCTCGCCGCCGAGCTCGGCGTCTCCGCCGGCACCCTCCGCCGCGCCCTGGCCGGGCTGGAGCGGCGCCACCTGATTGAGCGCCGGCAGGGCCGCGGCACCTATGTCGCCCAGCAGACCAGCCAGCAGGCGCTGGGCCAGTTCTTCCGCGTGCGGAACCTGGCCGGGCGCCCGGTGGAGCCGGAGACCGTCATCACCGGCGTCACCACCGGCCCGGCCTCCGAGGAGGAGGCGCGGCGCCTCCGCCTCGCCCCCGGGGAGGCGGTGCACCGCATCGAGCGCAGCCGCGTCTTCGAGGGCGAGCCGCGCATCGCGGAGCGCATCAGCCTCCCCGCCGCGCTCTTCCCGGAGCTCACCCTGCCGCTCGCGCCGAAGCAGCTGGGAACGGAGATCTACGTCCACTACCGCAATGCCCACGGCATCATCGTGGTGCAGGCGGAGGAGAACCTCTCCGCCACCGCCGCGATGGAGGCGGATCAGGCCGTGCTGGGCTGCCCCGTCGGCACGCCGCTTCTCCTGATCGAGCGCGTGACCTTCGACGCCGCCGGACGCCCGGTGGAGCTGCGCGTCTCCCGCCTCGACACCCGCGCGCACCGCTACGCGGTGGAGATCGCCTGA
- the queF gene encoding preQ(1) synthase, with the protein MNHDVSGLTMLGQATAQPNSPEEAVLERVPNPHSGTHYVARFTAPEFTSLCPITAQPDFAHLVIDYIPGEWLVESKSLKLYLTSFRNHGAFHEACTVDIAKRLVDLLGPVWLRIGGYWYPRGGIPIDVFWQTGAPPAGAWIPDQGVPPYRGRG; encoded by the coding sequence ATGAACCACGACGTTTCCGGCCTCACCATGCTCGGCCAGGCCACCGCCCAGCCCAATAGCCCGGAGGAGGCGGTGCTGGAGCGGGTGCCGAACCCGCATTCCGGCACGCACTACGTCGCCCGCTTCACGGCGCCGGAGTTCACCAGCCTCTGCCCCATCACGGCGCAGCCGGACTTCGCGCACCTCGTGATCGACTACATTCCCGGCGAATGGCTGGTGGAGAGCAAGAGCCTGAAGCTCTATCTCACCAGCTTCCGCAACCACGGCGCCTTCCACGAGGCCTGCACGGTGGACATCGCCAAGCGGTTGGTGGATCTGCTGGGGCCGGTGTGGCTGCGGATCGGCGGCTACTGGTACCCGCGCGGCGGCATCCCGATCGACGTGTTCTGGCAGACCGGTGCTCCGCCGGCCGGCGCCTGGATCCCCGACCAGGGCGTGCCGCCCTATCGTGGCCGGGGATGA
- the queA gene encoding tRNA preQ1(34) S-adenosylmethionine ribosyltransferase-isomerase QueA, with product MHTADFAFDLPEALIAQSPARPRDSARLLRVAPGAPKKGAPGDAAPEDGGVRDLPGVLRPGDLMVVNDTRVIPARLRARRTRDGGEARVEIMLNRAEADGTWHALVRNARKLRAGDVLVVEGAPELAPRVVEAPVEGAVRLDFGPDPAVLAAALERAGEIPLPPYIARPEGPRPEDREDYQPIFARTPGAVAAPTASLHFTPELLAALEARGVGRATLTLHVGAGTFLPLRGEDPRGQSLHAEWGEVTEEAAGAINKTRARGGRVVAIGTTALRLLEAATGEDGVTRPFRGLTDIFLLPGHRFRGADLLLTNFHLPRSTLFMLVCAFGGTERMRAAYAHAVREGYRFYSYGDACLIDRDDEEPGR from the coding sequence CTGCACACCGCCGACTTCGCCTTCGACCTGCCCGAGGCGCTGATTGCCCAGTCGCCCGCCCGTCCGCGCGACTCTGCGCGGCTGCTGCGCGTCGCGCCCGGCGCGCCCAAGAAAGGTGCGCCCGGCGATGCCGCGCCCGAGGATGGCGGCGTGCGGGATCTGCCGGGGGTGCTGCGTCCGGGCGACCTGATGGTGGTGAACGACACGCGGGTGATCCCCGCGCGGCTCCGCGCCCGCCGAACCCGGGATGGGGGCGAGGCGCGGGTGGAGATCATGCTCAACCGCGCCGAGGCGGACGGCACCTGGCACGCGCTGGTGCGGAACGCGCGCAAGCTGCGGGCGGGCGACGTGCTGGTGGTGGAAGGGGCGCCGGAGCTGGCTCCGCGCGTGGTGGAGGCGCCGGTGGAGGGCGCCGTGCGGCTGGATTTCGGGCCGGACCCGGCTGTCCTGGCGGCGGCGCTGGAGCGGGCGGGGGAGATCCCCCTGCCGCCCTATATCGCCCGTCCCGAGGGACCCCGCCCGGAGGACCGGGAGGACTACCAGCCCATCTTCGCCCGTACCCCCGGCGCGGTGGCGGCACCCACGGCGAGCCTGCACTTCACGCCGGAGTTGCTGGCGGCGCTGGAGGCGCGCGGGGTGGGGCGGGCGACGCTGACCCTGCATGTGGGCGCGGGCACCTTCCTGCCGCTGCGGGGCGAGGACCCGCGGGGGCAGAGCCTGCACGCCGAGTGGGGCGAGGTGACGGAGGAGGCGGCGGGCGCCATCAACAAGACCCGCGCTCGCGGCGGCCGCGTGGTGGCGATCGGCACCACGGCGCTCCGGCTGCTGGAGGCGGCGACGGGCGAGGACGGCGTGACGCGGCCCTTCCGCGGGCTGACCGACATCTTCCTGCTGCCCGGCCACCGCTTCCGCGGCGCGGATCTGCTGCTGACGAACTTCCACCTGCCGAGGAGCACGCTCTTCATGCTCGTCTGCGCCTTCGGGGGCACGGAGAGGATGAGGGCGGCCTACGCGCACGCGGTTCGGGAGGGCTACCGCTTCTACAGCTACGGCGATGCCTGCCTGATCGACCGCGACGACGAGGAGCCCGGGCGATGA
- a CDS encoding Zn-dependent hydrolase, protein MKVDTDRFLADLKRLREFGAFRTGVHRPTYSPQDMEARHWFLSRLREEGLEAEMDGIGNILGRSPKPGPHLLAGSHLESQNEAGWLDGALGCVAALHLAASGLPVDVAVFADEEGHYGSFIGSRSFTGLLEEAEIDRLANKYHDKPLRDALREAGLEGRPRIQADPARYRGFLEMHIEQGRQLEKRGLGIGVVTGIVAIWQWRIVIEGQQNHAGTTTMDERRDAGMAAVRLLAMIDEEFPRHCAERTVWTAGRIALSPGAPSIIPGRAEILFQYRDVDIDVLRRLETVLRRCVAESNRRERTEATLEALSLSTPAVCDPAFQDALEAAAEALAPGRSLRMPSGAGHDAQYLARIMPAAMLFVPSINGISHHWTEDTKDEDLALGMRVLAEGARRILAG, encoded by the coding sequence ATGAAGGTGGACACGGATCGCTTCCTGGCGGACCTGAAGCGGCTGCGCGAGTTCGGCGCGTTCCGCACCGGCGTCCACCGCCCCACCTACTCCCCCCAGGACATGGAGGCCCGCCACTGGTTCCTCTCCCGCCTGCGGGAGGAGGGGCTGGAGGCCGAGATGGACGGCATCGGCAACATCCTCGGCCGCAGTCCGAAGCCAGGGCCCCACCTGCTGGCCGGCAGCCACCTGGAGAGCCAGAACGAGGCGGGCTGGCTCGACGGCGCGCTGGGCTGCGTGGCCGCGCTGCACCTCGCCGCCAGCGGCCTGCCCGTGGACGTGGCCGTCTTCGCCGACGAGGAAGGCCATTACGGCAGCTTCATCGGCAGCCGCTCCTTCACCGGCCTGCTGGAGGAGGCGGAGATCGACCGCCTGGCCAACAAGTACCACGACAAGCCCCTGCGCGACGCGCTGCGCGAGGCCGGGCTGGAGGGCCGCCCGCGCATCCAGGCCGACCCCGCCCGCTACCGAGGCTTCCTGGAGATGCACATCGAGCAGGGCCGGCAGCTGGAGAAGCGCGGCCTCGGCATCGGCGTCGTCACCGGCATCGTCGCCATCTGGCAGTGGCGCATCGTGATCGAGGGCCAGCAGAACCACGCCGGCACCACCACCATGGACGAGCGGCGCGACGCCGGCATGGCCGCCGTGCGCCTCCTCGCCATGATCGACGAGGAGTTCCCCCGCCACTGCGCGGAGCGCACGGTCTGGACCGCGGGCCGCATCGCCCTCTCCCCCGGCGCCCCCTCCATCATCCCCGGCCGCGCCGAGATCCTGTTCCAGTACCGGGACGTGGACATCGACGTGCTGCGCCGGCTGGAAACCGTCCTCCGCCGCTGCGTCGCCGAGAGCAACCGGCGCGAGCGCACCGAGGCGACGCTGGAAGCCCTGTCCCTCTCCACCCCCGCCGTCTGTGACCCCGCCTTCCAGGACGCGCTGGAGGCAGCCGCCGAGGCGCTGGCGCCCGGCAGGTCGCTCCGCATGCCCTCCGGCGCCGGGCACGACGCGCAGTACCTGGCCCGCATCATGCCAGCCGCCATGCTCTTCGTGCCCTCCATCAACGGCATCAGCCACCACTGGACGGAGGACACGAAGGACGAGGACCTGGCTCTCGGGATGCGCGTGCTGGCGGAAGGCGCGCGGCGCATCCTGGCGGGGTAA
- a CDS encoding ligase-associated DNA damage response exonuclease, producing MPAPHPETWMKVTPLGLLCEPGGFYVDPSRPVERAVVSHGHADHARPGHGAVLATPDTLAIMRARFGEDRAGNEQQELPYGGSVSRNGVRITLVPAGHVLGSAQVVLEWQGSRIVVSGDYKRRRDPTCAPFLPVECDVFVTEATFALPVFRHPPDEHEIRRLLDSVALFPERAHVVGAYALGKTQRIIALLREAGWDRPVYLHGASEKLCTLYESLGVPLGDLRPVPKGLKRGHPPILAGEIVLAPPSAEATPWARRLADPVTCAASGWMTVRQRAKLRGVELPLIVSDHADWDELLETINEVRAPEVWVTHGRDDALVHALGLRGVRGRALHLVGRGDEEDEGAPEAPPTEEEADAARQGAAP from the coding sequence ATGCCCGCTCCCCATCCCGAGACCTGGATGAAGGTCACGCCCCTCGGCCTCCTCTGCGAGCCGGGGGGTTTCTACGTGGATCCCTCCCGTCCCGTGGAGCGGGCGGTGGTCAGCCACGGCCATGCCGACCACGCCCGCCCGGGACACGGGGCGGTGCTGGCCACGCCGGACACGCTGGCCATCATGCGCGCCCGCTTCGGGGAGGACCGCGCCGGGAACGAGCAGCAGGAACTGCCCTACGGCGGGTCCGTCTCCCGGAACGGGGTGCGGATCACGCTGGTTCCGGCGGGCCACGTGCTCGGCTCCGCCCAGGTGGTGCTGGAGTGGCAGGGCAGCCGGATCGTCGTCTCCGGCGACTACAAGCGGCGGCGGGACCCGACCTGCGCGCCCTTCCTGCCGGTGGAGTGCGACGTCTTCGTCACCGAGGCGACCTTCGCCCTGCCGGTGTTCCGCCACCCGCCGGACGAGCACGAGATCCGCCGCCTGCTGGACAGCGTGGCCCTGTTCCCAGAGCGGGCGCACGTCGTCGGCGCCTACGCGCTGGGCAAGACGCAGCGGATCATCGCCCTGCTGCGGGAGGCTGGGTGGGACCGGCCGGTCTACCTGCACGGGGCGTCGGAGAAGCTCTGCACCCTCTACGAATCGCTCGGCGTGCCGCTCGGAGACCTGCGGCCGGTGCCGAAGGGGCTGAAGCGCGGGCACCCGCCGATCCTGGCGGGAGAGATCGTGCTGGCGCCGCCCTCCGCGGAGGCGACGCCCTGGGCGCGGCGGCTGGCCGATCCCGTGACCTGCGCCGCCTCCGGCTGGATGACGGTGCGGCAGCGGGCGAAGCTGCGCGGGGTGGAACTGCCCCTGATCGTCTCCGACCACGCGGACTGGGACGAGTTGCTGGAGACGATCAATGAAGTTCGGGCACCCGAGGTCTGGGTGACGCATGGCCGCGACGACGCCCTGGTCCACGCGCTGGGGCTGCGCGGCGTGCGCGGCCGGGCGCTGCACCTGGTGGGGCGCGGCGACGAGGAGGATGAGGGCGCCCCCGAGGCGCCGCCG
- the tgt gene encoding tRNA guanosine(34) transglycosylase Tgt, with the protein MNGPLSFSLAATDGSARAGTLRTAHGEVQTPVFMPVGTAGTVKAMTADAVRSTGARMVLGNTYHLMLRPGAERVGRLGGLHRLMDWDGPILTDSGGFQVMSLAGLRKMDADGVTFQSHIDGSKHRLTPERSIEIQHLLDADVTMCFDECTPFPATPEEAAKSMRLSMKWAARSREAFVARDGYGLFGIQQGSVFEDLRAESARALTEIGFEGYAIGGLAVGEGQAEMFRTLDFSVPMLPADKPRYLMGVGTPSDIIGAVRRGVDMFDCVIPTRSGRTGRAYTSRGVMNMRNARYADDASSLDPECDCPACTRHSRAYIQHLIRAEEMLGPMLLTWHNIRYYQTLTARLRAAILEGRFEAEAAAIAARWEPPAPAEPPSPEETTS; encoded by the coding sequence ATGAACGGCCCCCTCTCCTTCTCTCTCGCCGCGACGGACGGCAGCGCGCGCGCCGGCACGCTGCGCACGGCGCATGGCGAGGTGCAGACCCCCGTCTTCATGCCCGTGGGCACCGCCGGCACGGTGAAGGCGATGACGGCGGACGCCGTGCGCTCCACCGGCGCGCGGATGGTGCTGGGCAATACCTACCACCTGATGCTGCGGCCGGGGGCGGAGCGCGTGGGGCGGCTGGGCGGGCTGCACCGGCTGATGGACTGGGACGGGCCGATCCTGACGGATTCCGGCGGCTTCCAGGTGATGTCGCTGGCCGGGCTGCGGAAGATGGACGCCGACGGCGTGACCTTCCAGAGCCACATCGACGGCAGCAAGCACCGGCTGACGCCGGAGCGGAGCATCGAGATCCAGCACCTGCTGGATGCCGACGTGACCATGTGCTTCGACGAGTGCACCCCCTTCCCCGCCACGCCGGAGGAGGCCGCGAAGAGCATGCGGCTCTCCATGAAGTGGGCTGCGCGGTCGCGCGAGGCCTTCGTGGCGCGGGACGGCTACGGGCTGTTCGGCATCCAGCAGGGCAGCGTCTTCGAGGACCTGCGCGCGGAGAGCGCGCGGGCGCTGACGGAGATCGGGTTCGAGGGCTACGCGATCGGCGGCCTCGCGGTCGGCGAGGGGCAGGCGGAGATGTTCCGCACCCTGGACTTCTCCGTGCCGATGCTGCCGGCGGACAAGCCGCGCTACCTGATGGGGGTCGGCACGCCCTCCGACATCATCGGGGCGGTGCGGCGGGGCGTGGACATGTTCGACTGCGTGATCCCCACGCGGTCCGGGCGCACGGGGCGGGCCTATACCAGCCGCGGCGTGATGAACATGCGGAACGCGCGCTACGCCGACGATGCGTCCTCCTTGGACCCGGAATGCGATTGCCCGGCCTGCACGCGGCATTCTCGTGCCTATATCCAGCACCTGATCCGGGCGGAGGAGATGCTCGGGCCGATGCTGCTGACCTGGCACAACATCCGCTACTACCAGACCCTGACCGCGCGGCTGCGCGCCGCCATCCTGGAGGGGCGCTTCGAAGCCGAGGCCGCCGCCATCGCGGCGCGCTGGGAGCCGCCTGCCCCGGCCGAGCCGCCCTCTCCGGAGGAGACCACCTCATGA
- a CDS encoding transglycosylase SLT domain-containing protein: protein MLASTLVVGLGSLAAGCATADGAGLAAGDAAETPALAEAQDTPAQGAATTAGAPARRLAPGIILASTRRARPAAAAPATVERREIDSPRAACLDAVRQAERAHNIPEGLMVAVALAESGLHAHAMNIGGRSYFPDGMAEARRIYNSARPGQYVMAGCVQVNARVHARGSDWPLDPWRSADWGAGYLRQHYDKSGNWGDAIRRWNGGGASGDRLACRVMAKLKVSNPESSVLSDTRCGGANIARERRNGEALLEVAEAAD from the coding sequence GTGCTCGCCTCAACCCTCGTCGTCGGACTCGGCTCCCTCGCCGCCGGCTGCGCCACGGCCGATGGTGCCGGGCTGGCCGCCGGGGATGCCGCCGAGACCCCTGCCCTGGCCGAGGCCCAGGACACCCCGGCCCAAGGTGCAGCCACGACGGCCGGAGCACCTGCCCGCCGTCTGGCGCCCGGGATCATCCTGGCCAGCACGCGCCGCGCGCGGCCGGCCGCCGCCGCCCCGGCCACCGTCGAGCGCCGCGAAATCGACAGCCCCCGGGCGGCCTGCCTGGACGCCGTTCGTCAGGCGGAGCGCGCGCACAACATCCCCGAGGGGCTGATGGTGGCCGTGGCCCTGGCCGAATCCGGGCTGCACGCCCACGCGATGAACATCGGTGGCCGGTCCTACTTCCCGGACGGAATGGCCGAGGCCCGCCGCATCTACAATTCCGCCCGCCCCGGCCAGTACGTGATGGCGGGCTGCGTGCAGGTGAACGCCCGGGTGCATGCCCGCGGGTCCGACTGGCCGCTGGATCCCTGGCGCTCCGCGGATTGGGGCGCGGGCTACCTGCGCCAGCACTACGACAAGTCCGGGAACTGGGGGGACGCTATCCGGCGCTGGAACGGCGGCGGCGCCTCGGGTGACCGGCTGGCCTGCCGCGTCATGGCGAAGCTGAAGGTCTCCAACCCCGAGAGCAGCGTGCTGAGCGACACGCGCTGCGGCGGCGCGAACATCGCGCGGGAGCGGCGGAACGGCGAGGCCCTGCTCGAGGTGGCCGAGGCCGCCGACTGA
- the queG gene encoding tRNA epoxyqueuosine(34) reductase QueG, which produces MSDDARSAIRDEALRLGFDAVGFARAELGPEVRQRLMDFLAEGMHGEMGWMEGRADQRAHPQTLWPDALSVICLGLNYGPEDDPLSYLGMPDRGVISVYARHRDYHDLVKSRLKALARWMVARFAGSEVKVFVDTAPVSEKPLAQQAGLGWQGKHTNLVSRTHGSWLFLGEIYTTLALEPEEAHADRCGSCTRCQVACPTDAFPAPYRLDPRRCVSYLTIEHRGPIPEEFRARMGNRIYGCDDCLAVCPWNRFATPTSVTGLVAREDLVAPKLAELATLDDAAFRARFSGSPVKRIGRGRFVRNVLNAIGNSGDPALRPVALALMDDEDPVVAESARWAAGRLGGIAEGSRSEA; this is translated from the coding sequence ATGAGTGACGACGCGCGCAGCGCCATTCGGGACGAAGCCCTGCGGCTGGGCTTCGATGCGGTGGGCTTCGCGCGGGCGGAGCTGGGGCCAGAGGTGCGGCAGCGCCTGATGGACTTCCTGGCCGAGGGGATGCACGGCGAGATGGGCTGGATGGAGGGCCGCGCCGACCAGCGCGCGCATCCCCAGACGCTGTGGCCGGACGCGCTCTCCGTCATCTGCCTCGGCCTGAATTACGGGCCGGAGGACGATCCGCTCTCCTACCTGGGAATGCCGGATCGTGGCGTGATCAGCGTCTATGCCCGCCACCGGGACTACCATGACCTTGTGAAGTCCAGGCTGAAGGCGCTGGCGCGCTGGATGGTGGCGCGCTTCGCGGGAAGCGAGGTGAAGGTGTTCGTGGACACCGCGCCGGTTTCGGAGAAGCCGCTGGCGCAGCAGGCCGGGCTGGGCTGGCAGGGCAAGCACACCAACCTCGTCTCCCGCACGCACGGGTCCTGGCTGTTCCTGGGGGAGATCTACACCACCCTGGCGCTGGAGCCGGAGGAGGCGCACGCGGATCGCTGCGGCAGTTGCACGCGCTGCCAGGTGGCCTGCCCGACCGACGCCTTTCCTGCGCCCTACCGGCTCGATCCGCGCCGCTGCGTCTCCTACCTGACGATCGAGCATCGCGGGCCGATCCCGGAGGAGTTCCGGGCGAGGATGGGCAATCGCATCTACGGCTGCGACGACTGCCTGGCGGTGTGCCCGTGGAACCGCTTCGCCACGCCCACTTCCGTGACCGGGCTGGTGGCGCGGGAGGACCTCGTCGCGCCGAAGCTCGCGGAACTGGCGACGCTGGACGATGCCGCCTTCCGCGCCCGCTTCTCCGGCTCGCCCGTGAAGCGGATCGGGCGCGGACGCTTCGTGCGGAACGTGCTGAACGCGATCGGCAATTCGGGCGACCCCGCGCTGCGCCCCGTGGCATTGGCGTTGATGGACGACGAGGACCCGGTGGTGGCGGAGAGCGCGCGCTGGGCGGCCGGGCGGCTGGGGGGGATCGCGGAAGGATCCCGTTCGGAGGCGTGA